In Alkalicoccobacillus plakortidis, the genomic stretch GTCTCAACAGCATCATATATGTTAAGCGCCTGGAGTTGTTTACGAACTCTTGCCATATTTACATTAACGGTATTTTCATCAATAAAATCTGTATCATCCCATAGTTTATCAAGAATCGCTTGTCTAGTGACAACATTCGGATACGTCTTCATAAGCAGTTCAATCAGCTGACATTCCTTTTTAGAGAGCAATAATGTTTCACCCTGATATGTAAGCTCCATACGCTCTGTGTGAAAAATTAAGCCGTTTAACTCAACTGTCTTTTCTTCTGGAGCTGTAGAGTACTCTCCATAGGCTCTTCTAATATGGCTCCTTACTTTCGCCACAAGAACATCCGTATGAAAGGGCTTCGGCAAATAATCATCACCACCATGCTCAAGTGCCATGACTTGGTCAATCTCACTGCTCCTGGCTGAGATAAAAATAACAGGGCATGTTGATAATTGTCTGATTTGCCTGCACCAATAAAACCCGTCAAAGGTTGGTAAGTTAATATCTAAGAGTACAATACTTGGTTGTGCTTTCTTAAAAAAATCACTAAGGTCCGCTTCGCCATTGTGTGTGAACACAGTAAATCCATATCTTATCAATTTTTCTTTTAAGACAGCAGCAAGCTTCTCATCATCCTCAACAATTAAAACGGATTCTCCCATTCGTAGCTCCCCTTCTCTGCCTTTTTAATACTTTGAGTATAAAACCTTACTCAGCTCTTTTCAATTAATCGGCGCAATCCAATCAAATACTGTTTACGCATGAGCAGAAAATAAATGATCTGTGCTACAACATATCCACCGATCACAGTGATAACTGAGTTAAAAATTCTTGTCTCTTGTACAAACATTGATTGAAGCGCAACAAATGCTACACCAGAATGAACAAGTGATAGAGTGAAAGGTACAAAAAAGAGGAGACTCATTTCTGTCGTAACAATACGGTTGATCTTTTTATAGGTTAACCCTAACTTCCTCAATATAAGAAATCGTTCTGCATCCTGTGGCAAATAATTATGAAGTCTATAATACAGAAAACTGCCAGTCGCTATAAAAAAGACAACGCCAATGACGGAACCCATTAACAACATAGTCTGATATAAACTAATTGTCCTTAAGTATTCTAGGCCACTTGAATGAAAGTTGAATGTTGGACTAGGGTTAGTGGGATCCTGATAATAAGACAGTTGCTTTTTTTCTTGTTCTTCAAATAAGTCACTTCCTATTAAACCTGTTTCCTCCCAATTAGGAATATGATAACCAACCATAAATCGTTCATTATAGGGTGAAATATCTTCAAAAACTTCATCCGTCACAACGATAGGATTTATATTCAAATTATAGGAGCTTGAAAAAACCCGATGAGGAAACATAGGTAACATTTCAAAAGGTTCATTTAATGAAGAAAAAGTAACCGATTTCTCTCTTTCCGAGTCATCGTTTTGGACCCATGCGTTTTCATATGTAGCAATTGGTTGAATTTGCTGCTCTTCTAAATCAAGTTCAGGAATAACTAATAGCCTTGCAAGCTGATTAAATTCAGATTGAGACAGTAAGGTATAGTCGTTTTCATAGCTATCTTCAAATTCTGGATTGCGGTACACTCCCATGACTTCTTTTAATGATATGTCAACAGATTGATGGTCTATATTCTCTTGCTCTAACTCATTTGATAGTCGTTGTTCCATTTTTTGTGCGTCGCCTTGATCGAATGCTATATACGTCATAGCAAGAGGTGTTTCAAAATCTCGTTCTCCCCATGCGCCAACAGTGGAAATAGTTCCTGTTGCACAAATGGCGATTGTAGAAATGATTGATACTAAAAAAAACACGCGAGCGTTATCTTTTAATCGGAAAATTAGATTAGAGCGGCTTATTAACTTATTCCCAATCCAATTGTGCTCAGGCTTACGCTGCATACTCTTTAACACATACACACTTAATTGTGTAAATAAAAAATACGTCCCTACAATGACTAAACAGACCACAGGTAAGAAACGAATAACCACTTGTTCTTCTTCGGCTGTCATAGCTAAGAAATATCCAGCACCAATTAAAACGATTGCCAAAAGGCTTAATAGCTTAGATGAAACTGGGAAGGATTCAGGTTTTGAGGTTCCCTTAAGCAGATCTCCGACTTTTGAAGTTCTTACAATAAAGGAAGTAAAATAAGAGATGCTAATAAATAGAAAAATAAAAGCACTAACTGTTAATCCTAAGGCTTTCCAAGGCATATAAAAGGACATTTCATTAAAAAGAATCACTCTACTGACTGCCATCAAAAAAAGCTTTTCAAAAGCTAATCCCATAACTACACCTATTAAAATAGCACCAAATCCGATTAAACAGCTTTCAAAAAAAAGTAATTTCCGTAGTTTTCTTTTGGTTAATCCGTGAAGAACCAAAAGTCCAAATTCCTGCTTACGTGAAGTTAAAAACGTTCCCATTGAATACAAAACAAATAAAAAAGAAAAACAAAATATGACGTACTGCGAAACAGTCATCCCAGTAACTGCAACTTCAGTCACTAAGCCTTCTTCCACACTCGGGTGAAAAACGAAAACAGCATATACAAAGAAAACAAATACAGAAAAAGCACAGCTTAACAAAAAAGCTGAGTATGTTCGTTTGTTTCGAATAATGTTAAGGTAAGCGAACTGCCGAAAGGTCACGGTTATCTCCTCCAAGTAAGGAAAGGACTTGGACAACATTTTGATAGAAGGCTTCTCGATTATCGCCTTTGTAAAGTTCATTAAACAACTTTCCATCTTTTATAAACAGAATTCGATCACAGTAACTTGCCACAACTGGATCATGTGTCACCATTAATATAGTCGTTTGCTCTTCTTTATTTATCTTGTGTAACAACTGCATCACGTCGGCTGTTGCTTTTGAATCAAGATTACCTGTTGGCTCATCTGCGAGTACAAGCTTAGGTTGGTGAATTAATGCACGCCCTATTGCTGTACGTTGAATCTGACCTCCAGATAGTTCATACGTTCTTTTTTCAAGAAGGTCCTGGATGCCAAGCTTAATGGATATCTGTTCGACTCTCTTCTTCATCTCACTAATCGATTGTCCTCCATCAAGTGTAAGCGGCAAAACGATATTTTCTTCTACTGTTAAGGTATCTAATAATTGAAAGTTTTGGAACACAAAACCGAGCTGTTTTGCACGAAATGATGAGAGCTCTTCTTCTTCTAAAGTATGTGGACTCTCATCATCCAGTAAGACACTTCCAGAGGTAGGCGTATCAATAGTTGAAATAATATTAAGAAGCGTTGTTTTACCACTTCCAGATGGCCCCATAATACCTACATACTCACCATCTTTGACATCAAACGAAACATCTTCTAATGCTCTGTAAGCCATTTTCCCACTATATGTTTTTGATACATTCGTAACCGTCAGCATGATTTTCCTCCTATGCTTGAACGTTTGCTGCGACAAACAAAATACTTATGACACCGATAATAAATGTTGCGGATAAAATTTTTATTCCTAAGCTGCCTCTCATCTGAGATCAACTCCTGTTCTTTAGTATACCCATAGTATACGGAGCAAATAAACAGTGAGATATCGATTATGCTTTCACGTACCTTACATCTATGTAAGAATACTAGCTTATACACGAAAAAAACGAAGTGGAGATACCCACTTCGTTTTTATTATGATGAGGCTTGAACACTTGCCATAATAACCATACCAACAACGCCAATAAGAAATACTGCAGAGATTATTTTTATTCCCAGACCGCCCTTCACGACTTTCATTCCTCCTAATCCATTTTTCTCTCTCTTCTCTATATGAATGTTCTATTAAACTCGTATTCTATTCATTTCTAGTATAAACAAAAAATTAACTGAATAGACCTATCTTTCCCATTTTTATATGTGACTTTTTTGTGTCCGTATATTGGTGAAACTTTACTCTAGACTTTACTAAAATGGATATGATATGATCTCCTGACGAACGTTCGGAAGGGATTGATGATTTATGACTGCAGATGAGATTAAAAAGGCGGCCCTGTACTCATTTGGACGCAATGGATTTGATGGAGCATCTTTAGCAAAAATAGCTGAGGAAGTAGGTATTAAAAAGCAATCAATCTACACACATTATAAAAATAAGGATGAACTATTTCTGACGGTGTTAGAGGACTCTTTAAAAACGGATCTCAACTATCTGACTAACTGGGCAGAGAAATATAAAGAACAATCACTTCAAGATTTTTTAAATAGCTACCTTCAACTGCTTGGACAACGATTTGAAAATGAAGACAGCTTTCGATTTGGACTACGAATCTCTTTTTTTCCACCGGATCATCTTTATGACGCCGTAATGGGAATGGTCCTAACATTTGAAAGCCGATGTGAGGAAATCTTTATTCCAAAATTTGAACAAGCTGTGAATGATGGACTGATTGAAATTGAAGATACCAGATCAGCCGTACTAGCTTATTTATCTATATTAGATGCCATCTTTGTTGAATTAATTTATGGAAAAACTGAACGTGCCACACTCAAAATGAATGCCCTTTGGAAGATTTATTGGCGAGGATTGGCAAAGTAAAATGATGTTTTGGAGATGCTACTATGAAAACAAATAATGAAACAATAACAAACCCACTTGATACACAACCGATTGGACGGACATTTGTAAAATACCTTATCCCTTCACTGGTTGGTATGCTTCTCATGGCATTAAACTTTGTAGTTGACGGAATTATGGTCGGAAATCGCTTAGGGCCAGTTGCACTTGCCGGTGTTGGGATTGCTGGTCCCGTTTATACTATTTTTGTCGCGATGTCACTTTGGATTGGTATCGGTGGGGCTACCTTGTTTTCTCAAGCTATGGGAGCAAAAAAGCCTGAGAAAGCAAATTTTATCTTTACTCAATCATTAATACTGATCTTCTCTGCAACCTTAATCATTGGGTTGATTGCCTTTTTCTTCAGAGAACCTTTGGTTTATGCATTAGGAGCTAATGAAGAAACCTATCCTTATGCATCTGCTTATTTAAATGTCATGCTTTTATTTGGATTTGTGTTTACGATTGAAAATGCAACAAGTGTATTTGTTAGGAATGACCGCAACCCTAACCTAGCAATGGCAGCCCTTATTGTTACAGCTGTGTCAAATGTCATTCTCAATTATATTATTTTATATATCTTGAATCTAGGAGTTGCTGGAGCAGCTTACGGAACGATCATTTCTGCTGCACTCGGAATTCTAGTTTTAGGCCTACACTTCTTCAGAAAAAATAATCAGCTGAAACTAGTTCGCTTTAAATTAAATCGTCCACTTCTATTACAGGCCATTATGTTAGGATTTCCAAGCTTCCTTGCAGAAGTCGGGATATCAGTTTTTACGATCTCTCACAACGTTACCTTAGAGAGATTGGCAGGTACTGATGGAGTTGCAGCGTTCTCTGTTTTAAATTACGTACATGGTGTCATGCTGTTAATGTTTTTAGGTATGGGTTCTGCAGTGCAGCCATTGGTTAGTTATTACCACGGCGGCCGACAAAATGATCGGAAGGTACACACAATTAAAATTGCCCTAAAAACCGCAGCTGGTGCGGGACTTGTCTTTTTCTTAATTGGTCAAATTGCTGCTGGGCCGATCGTTTCTATCTTTGGTAATTTCGACGACACTGTGACCTCTCTTGCAACAACAGGCATTCGAATTTTCTTCTTCGCCTATCTGTTTATGGGTGCAAACTTTGTCATGATGACATTCTATCAATCCATAGGTAATGTGAGAATGGCCACATGGATCACATTCGCTCGTGAGATTTTATTTATGTTAATTATTCTATTTACCTTGCCACATTTTATGGGGGTAAACGGTGTATGGCTTGCCATTCCTATTGCAGAGTTACTTGTCTTAACAAGCATAATCTTTTATGTTAGGCGTCACCGACTAACTGCATAGAGCTTCAAATAGACGAATTTCTCTGTTTTTTCTGGTACACTAAATAAAAACACTAGCCGGAGGAATGAACATGTCTACAAACAAGCAATTAGTTATCACACATGATCTATCAGAGGAATCAGTTAAAAAAATCCAGGAGGTAGTTCCTGATTGGTCATTCTATCACGGAAAAGATCCTGAGAATTGGGAATCAAAGCTTGATACGGCAAACATAATTGTTGGTTGGAAGAAACAACTTAAAGAGTTGAACTTCACTGATCCCAAAGCCCTTGAATGGTTGCAAACGTGGAGTGCCGGTGTTGACTACTTGCCTCTTAATGAAATGAACAAAGGTGGTATTGCAGTTACAAGTGCCAATGGTGTGCATGCCTACCCAATTTCTGAAACCATTTTTGCATTAATGCTTGGACTAACCCGGAGAATACATGCCTATGTTCGTAACCAACAAACAAAAACATGGGAGAATGAGGGCTTGAAGCTCGAGATTCATGGCAAAACCATTGGTGTAATTGGAGTAGGCGAAATTGGCAAAGAAACAGCCAAAATCTCTAAAGCGTTTGGAATGAATGTTCTTGGTGTTAGACATTCTGGAAAAGAAACAGAGTATGTGGATAAAATGTATACGCCAGATCAGCTAGCTGAGGTACTTCCTCAATGTGATTACATTGTGGTAACATTGCCGCTCACTTCTGATACTCATCATCTGTTTGATAAAGATGCATTTGAGAAAATGAAAAAGGATGCATTTTTTATAAATATCGGACGTGGCGAGATCGTAAAAGAAGTAGATTTAGTTCAAGCACTTCAAGAAGGACAAATCGTTGGTGCAGGTTTAGATGTCTTTGAAAAAGAACCTCTAAGCAACCAAAGTCCATTATGGGAAATGGAGAATGTAATTATCACTCCACACACAGCCGGTGCAACTGAACATTATCAAGAACGAGTGATTGAAGAGATATTCATACCAAACCTAAAGAACTTCTTAAAAGGTGAGTCTCCTTCTATCAATTTAGTTGATTTTAATAAAGGCTATTAAAATTTGGAAACCCGCGTCTAATGACATGGGTTTCTTTTTTGTCTCACGGGCTATCTGAGCTGTCCAGATTACAAAAACGATCTATCAACCGAAGTTAATTTCAATGCAACTAAAAAAAGAAGAAACGTAAGCTTGCTACACCCGTTTCTCCTGTTTTTAGATCTCATGACGACCTATCTTCACTAAAAATACTAAGCTTCCACTTATCTGAGATCTTTTTAAGCATTCGGATACCCGCTATACTATTGCTATATTTATTTAAATCAGGACCCATAACGCCTATTCCTAATTTTCCTGGTATAGCTGCCACAATACTTCCCGATACTCCACTTTTTGCAGGAATTCCTACTTCCAATGCAAATGAGCCCGACTCATCATACATCCCACACGTAATCATAAATGCTTTTAATGTTGTGACGACATCTTTTGTTATGATCTGCTTTCCGCTATGCACACAGACCCCATGATTTGCAATGACCGCAGCCATATTTGATAACTCTTCGATGGTTACTTCAATTGCTGTCATCTTCCAATAAACAGGCATAACATCTTCAAACTCTCCTTTAATATATCCATTGTGGCGATTGTAATAAAA encodes the following:
- a CDS encoding response regulator transcription factor, with product MGESVLIVEDDEKLAAVLKEKLIRYGFTVFTHNGEADLSDFFKKAQPSIVLLDINLPTFDGFYWCRQIRQLSTCPVIFISARSSEIDQVMALEHGGDDYLPKPFHTDVLVAKVRSHIRRAYGEYSTAPEEKTVELNGLIFHTERMELTYQGETLLLSKKECQLIELLMKTYPNVVTRQAILDKLWDDTDFIDENTVNVNMARVRKQLQALNIYDAVETIRGAGYRLHVTWGDGS
- a CDS encoding ABC transporter permease encodes the protein MTFRQFAYLNIIRNKRTYSAFLLSCAFSVFVFFVYAVFVFHPSVEEGLVTEVAVTGMTVSQYVIFCFSFLFVLYSMGTFLTSRKQEFGLLVLHGLTKRKLRKLLFFESCLIGFGAILIGVVMGLAFEKLFLMAVSRVILFNEMSFYMPWKALGLTVSAFIFLFISISYFTSFIVRTSKVGDLLKGTSKPESFPVSSKLLSLLAIVLIGAGYFLAMTAEEEQVVIRFLPVVCLVIVGTYFLFTQLSVYVLKSMQRKPEHNWIGNKLISRSNLIFRLKDNARVFFLVSIISTIAICATGTISTVGAWGERDFETPLAMTYIAFDQGDAQKMEQRLSNELEQENIDHQSVDISLKEVMGVYRNPEFEDSYENDYTLLSQSEFNQLARLLVIPELDLEEQQIQPIATYENAWVQNDDSEREKSVTFSSLNEPFEMLPMFPHRVFSSSYNLNINPIVVTDEVFEDISPYNERFMVGYHIPNWEETGLIGSDLFEEQEKKQLSYYQDPTNPSPTFNFHSSGLEYLRTISLYQTMLLMGSVIGVVFFIATGSFLYYRLHNYLPQDAERFLILRKLGLTYKKINRIVTTEMSLLFFVPFTLSLVHSGVAFVALQSMFVQETRIFNSVITVIGGYVVAQIIYFLLMRKQYLIGLRRLIEKS
- a CDS encoding ABC transporter ATP-binding protein, yielding MLTVTNVSKTYSGKMAYRALEDVSFDVKDGEYVGIMGPSGSGKTTLLNIISTIDTPTSGSVLLDDESPHTLEEEELSSFRAKQLGFVFQNFQLLDTLTVEENIVLPLTLDGGQSISEMKKRVEQISIKLGIQDLLEKRTYELSGGQIQRTAIGRALIHQPKLVLADEPTGNLDSKATADVMQLLHKINKEEQTTILMVTHDPVVASYCDRILFIKDGKLFNELYKGDNREAFYQNVVQVLSLLGGDNRDLSAVRLP
- a CDS encoding TetR/AcrR family transcriptional regulator is translated as MTADEIKKAALYSFGRNGFDGASLAKIAEEVGIKKQSIYTHYKNKDELFLTVLEDSLKTDLNYLTNWAEKYKEQSLQDFLNSYLQLLGQRFENEDSFRFGLRISFFPPDHLYDAVMGMVLTFESRCEEIFIPKFEQAVNDGLIEIEDTRSAVLAYLSILDAIFVELIYGKTERATLKMNALWKIYWRGLAK
- a CDS encoding MATE family efflux transporter, whose product is MKTNNETITNPLDTQPIGRTFVKYLIPSLVGMLLMALNFVVDGIMVGNRLGPVALAGVGIAGPVYTIFVAMSLWIGIGGATLFSQAMGAKKPEKANFIFTQSLILIFSATLIIGLIAFFFREPLVYALGANEETYPYASAYLNVMLLFGFVFTIENATSVFVRNDRNPNLAMAALIVTAVSNVILNYIILYILNLGVAGAAYGTIISAALGILVLGLHFFRKNNQLKLVRFKLNRPLLLQAIMLGFPSFLAEVGISVFTISHNVTLERLAGTDGVAAFSVLNYVHGVMLLMFLGMGSAVQPLVSYYHGGRQNDRKVHTIKIALKTAAGAGLVFFLIGQIAAGPIVSIFGNFDDTVTSLATTGIRIFFFAYLFMGANFVMMTFYQSIGNVRMATWITFAREILFMLIILFTLPHFMGVNGVWLAIPIAELLVLTSIIFYVRRHRLTA
- a CDS encoding D-2-hydroxyacid dehydrogenase, with the protein product MSTNKQLVITHDLSEESVKKIQEVVPDWSFYHGKDPENWESKLDTANIIVGWKKQLKELNFTDPKALEWLQTWSAGVDYLPLNEMNKGGIAVTSANGVHAYPISETIFALMLGLTRRIHAYVRNQQTKTWENEGLKLEIHGKTIGVIGVGEIGKETAKISKAFGMNVLGVRHSGKETEYVDKMYTPDQLAEVLPQCDYIVVTLPLTSDTHHLFDKDAFEKMKKDAFFINIGRGEIVKEVDLVQALQEGQIVGAGLDVFEKEPLSNQSPLWEMENVIITPHTAGATEHYQERVIEEIFIPNLKNFLKGESPSINLVDFNKGY